The window TAGCTGGCCACCATGCGCAGCGGCTCCTGCAGATCATGGGAGGCCACGTAGGCGAACTGCTGCAGCTCCTCGTTGGAGCGCGCCAGCTCCCGGGCGTGCTCCTGGAGGGCCAGCTCGGCGCGACGGCGCTCGAGGCCCTGGGCCACCGCGTCCGCCACCGTGGCCAGCGTGGCCAGCGCTTCCTCCTCGAGCGGGCTCCTGCCGAAGACGGAGAGCACGCCCACCAGCTGCCCGCTCACCAGCAACGGGGTGCCCACGAAGGACACCAGTCCCTGGGCCCGCATCCACTCGCGCGCCCGTGCACCGGGGTGTTGCAGCACGTCGTTGACCAACAGGGGCTGGCGGGTCTGCCCCACCGTTCCGGCGAACCCCTCCCCCAGCTCCAGGCGCGTGGGCTGGATGGAGGAAGGAACGGTAAGGCCCGCAGTGCCCTCCAGGACCAGGGCCCGGAACTCCCGGCTCCACCCCCAGACCTGGACCAGCGCCAGCGCCGGCAGGCTGCGCACCATCGCCCCGGCACAGTCCTGCAGCAACCGGGAAGGGGCCTCCTCGCGCGACAACACCTCGCTCACCTTGATGCGCAGGGACTCCAGCTGGCGGGCACGCTGCTCGCTTTCCAGCCGCCGCGAGGACTCCTCGGCGTGACGCTGGGCGGTGATGTCCGTGGTGGTGCCAATCCACTCGCGCGGGGTGCCATCGGCGTTGAAGAGGGGCACCGCGCGGCACAGGGTGACGGCGTAGCGCCCGTCCGGCAGGCGCACGCGCATCTCCACCTCATAGGGCTGCTTGAGCGCCCGCGCCGCCTCCCACCCACGCCGCACCCGCTCCTGGTCCTCCGGGTGGATGGCGGAGAGCCAACCATGGCCCCGGTAGTCCTCGTAGGACTGCCCGGTGAAGGCACGCCAGGAAGGCGAGTCCTCCTCCACGAGCCCATCGGGCCGGCGGACCCACACGGCCTGGGCGCTGGCGGAGACGAGCGAGCGGAAGCGCTCCTCGGCGCGCAGGGCGTTGCCGTAGAGGCGGGCGTTGTCCACGGCGAGCGCGGCGCGGGAGGCCAGTTGCTCGGCGAAGACCACGTCCGTGGGAGTGAAGCGCCGGCCGGACTCGGCGGTGACGAGCGCGAGGGCGCCGAAGGTGCGTCCCCGGGCCGTGAGGGGCACCGTCAGCGCCGAGCGCAGGCCCAGCTCGCGCGCGATGCGCAGGTGCTCCTTGTCCCGGCAGGAGGCCACCAGCAGCGAATCGGAGATGTCCGGGAGCACGGAGGAGCGGCCGGTGCGGATGACCTCGTGGAGGCCGTGGGGATCCTTGGGGTCGGGCGGATAGCGCTTGCGCAGCTCGTGGGCCCACTTCACCTTCGAGGGGTCCACGTGAGCCACCGCGAGCAGGCGCACGACACCATCCTCGCCCTGGATGTCGATGGAGCACCAGTCGGCCAGCTGGGGCACCGCCAGGCGGGTGAGTGCCGCCAGCGTCGTCTCGTAGTCCAGCGAGGAGGCCAGCAGGGCATCGGCCTGGGTGAGGAACCGCAGCGAGTCCGTGACGCGCTTCTGCTCGTCGATGTCGGTGCAGGTGCCGAACCACTTGACGATGCGGCCATCGGCATCGCGCACGGGTTGGGCGCGGCCGAGAAACCAGCGGTACACGCCGTCGTGACGCCGGCAGCGGTACTCCACCTCGTAGGTGTCCCCGGTGCGCAGCGAGTGCTGCCAGCGCGTCTGTGCCTCCGGCACGTCCTCCGGATGGAAGGGCAGGCGCCAACCGTCTCCCTGGGTCACATCGAAGTTCGAGCCGGTGTAGTCGTACCAGCGCTGATTGAAGTAGTCGTGGAATCCATCCGGTCGCGCCGTCCACACGAGCTGGGGGATGGCCTCGGCGAGTTGCCGGAAGGTGGACTCCCCATCAGGGTGACTCAGGGTCTTGCTCAGCAGCGTGTGCACGTCCGGTACGCGTCGCTCGGAGGGATTCATGAAGGGGGACGGGGGACGTTAACAGCGCCGGAACAGTCCGGAGCCGCCCTGCCCATTCCGCTTCCAACGGCTTTCCACCAGCGGACACTCCCGAGAAGGATGTTGGCCACTCTGAAGACGGAGGATGAAGTCCTCGCCAGGCCGCCTGGTCCGCGGAGGGAGGAACGCGTCGCACCACGAGCCATCACCCCCGCTGCTCGTGACGAACAGAAGGAGCCATGGGAGGTGGCGCGGAGCCGTCGGCGGAAGCAGACATGGAGGGAGAGCGGACGCGAGGAGGACACCATGGCGCGGGCGATGTGGAACGGAGCGGTGCTCGCCGAGAGTGACACGTACGAGCTGGTGGAGGGGAACGTGTACTTTCCGAGGGAGTCGGTGAAGCGGGAGGTGCTGAAGGACAGCGGAACGCACACGACATGTCCGTGGAAGGGAGTGGCGAGCTACTACGACGTGGTCGTGGACGGGAAGTCGAACAAGGACGCGGCCTGGTACTACCCGGAGCCGAAGGAAGCGGCTGACAGCATTCGGGGCCATATCGCGTTCTGGAAGGGAGTGCAGGTGGAGCGCTAGCGAACCAGAGCGAGACCGGTGCACACTGTCCCTCTCCCTTCGGGAGAGGGACGGGGTGAGGGTACCCGTCACCCGAGCTCTCAACGAAGAAGGCCCGTGGATGTCCTGGTTCCTCCCCTGCGCGCTGCTCTCCGCCACACTGTCCCAGACTCCGACACCCGAGGAACCATCGCCCGGGCCCCTACCCGAGGCCACCGCTCCTCGGGAAACGACGGTGGTGGCGCCGCGGGTGCCCACGCCGCTGAGCCGAACACCGACGGCCGTGAGCGTGGTGGAGCAGGAAGACATCCAGGAGGGGCGCCCCACGCTGGGCCTGTCCGAGGCACTGGTGGGAGTACCGGGGCTGCTGACGCAGAGCCGGAACAACTACTCACAGGACCTGAGGCTCTCGATTCGAGGCTTCGGGGCACGCTCGGCGTTCGGCATCCGGGGGGTGACGGTGCTGGTGGACGGCTTCCCGGAGACGATGCCGGACGGGCAGACGAACGTGGACAGCCTGGACATGGCATCCACGGCGCGCATCGAGGTGCTGAGGGGGCTGGCCTCGTCGCTGTACGGGAACGCGGCGGGGGGAGTGGTGAGCATCACCACGGAGGAGGGCCCGGACCGGCCCTTCGTGGAGGCGCGGACGCTGCACGGGGACGCGGGCCTGTGGAAGCTGCACGCAAAGGGCGGAGGAAAGAGCGGGGACGTGCGCTGGCTGGTGAGCGCGTCGAGGCTGGAGCAGGGAGGGTGGCGGCGGCAGTCGGGGACGGAGCAGGCGCTGCTGAACGGGAAGGTGGGCTGGACGCCGGATGAGCGCTCACAGCTGACGGCGGTGCTGTCGCTGGTGGATGCACCCGAAGCAGGGGACGCCGGAGGACTGACGCGGCAGGAGGTGGAAGGAGACCCCCGGCAGGCCTCGCCCACCAACCTGGGCGCCCGCGCGGGCGAGTCGGTGAGGCAGGGGCGGCTGGGGCTGACGTACCACCGACGGCTGGACGAGACACAGGAGTTGAACGCGAGCGGCTTCCTGGCGCTGAGGCGCTTCCAGAACGCACTGCCCTCGGTGGTGGTGGCCTTCGACCGGACGTTCGACGGGGTGTCGGTGCGCTACGGCAACCGGGCGCCGCTGTTCGGGCTGCGCAGCCGCTTCACGGTGGGGGCGGAGCTCCAGTCCCAGTCGGACCGGCGGAAGAACTTCGACAACGTGGACGGCCGGCCCGGGAGCACGTTGCAACTGGACCAGGACGAGGACGTGACGTCCCTGGGTGTCTTCGTGCAGGAGGAGTGGGAGCCGCTCGAACGCCTGACGCTGGTGGCGGGGGCGAGGTACGACGTATCGCGCTACGCGGTGGAGGACTTCCTGAAGGAGGACGGGGACGGGACGGGGACGCGGACGTTCCAGCAGCCCACGGGGCGGCTGGGGCTCATCTGGGCACCGAGGCCGGAGGTGTCGGTGTTCGCGAACGTCTCACAGGCCTTCGAGGCGCCGACGACGACGGAGCTGGCGGTGCAGCCGGGGTCGGGCGGAGGACTGTCGAGGGACTTGAAACCGCAGCACTCGGACGGAGTGGAGCTGGGGACGCGAGGACTGCTGTGGGGCCGGCTGCGCTACGACGTGGCGCTGTTCGCGGTGTTCATCCGCGACGGGCTGGTGCGCTTCGAGGACGAGAACGCGAGGGCGTACTACCGCAACACGGGACGTTCGAGGCACGTGGGGGCGGAGGTGGCGTTGGAGACGAAGGTGACGGAGGAGCTGCGGGTGCGCGCGGCGTACAACGCGTTGCAGGCGACGTTCCGCGACTACACGTCACAGGGGAAGCAGCTGCGAGGCAAGTCCATTCCGGGCATTCCGGCGCACCAGGTGAGCGCGGAGGCGGCGTACCAGCACGCGAGCGGAGCGAGGGCGGCGGTGGAGGTGTTCAGCGCGGGAGGGCTGTACGCGGACGACGCGAACACGGTGCGCGAGCACACGGCCTGGGTGATGAACGTGCGGCTGGGACACCACTTCCAGATGGGCATCTTCGAGGTGAGCCCGTTCCTGGGGCTGCAGAACCTGCTGTCGGCGCGCTACAGTGACAACGTGCGGGTGAACGCGGCCCGGGGGCGCTACTTCGAGCCGGCGCCGCCGCTGACGGTGTACGCGGGAGCGGGCCTGTCGCACCGCTGGTGAGGGTTGCTCAGGCCAAGGGCATCGCGGGCACTCCACAAAGCTCGGCAATCGAGCGAACCAACTTGTCGAATGACTCGGAGCGCTCCCGGAGGAAACCGATATCGATGCGCCGCGTCTCCTGGAGCTGGTGCACGGTCGGGGAATAATCCGGGACGAGCTTCCTCATCGTGCCCTTGGCGCCACGCCCCGACACCGGCACGGCCACTCCCGCCGCCAGCAACTCCGCATCCGGCCGGCTGAGCAGGAGCCACGTCTCGTACTCATGAACAGCCATCAAGGCGACGCCAGCCCCCAGACGGCGCATGACACGTGTGGCATCCGGTCCCCATACCGCGGCGCAATCCTCGTCCTCGTCACACAGCAACAGCACGGCATTCCCAGGACGAGGCCGCCGCTGCGCCAGCACCATGGCCTTGACTACCTCGTCCTCGCGGCACGGCCGCCGAGGCCTCGGATGGCGAGCATCCACGAGCGCGGAACGCTTCCGGCGAATGGGCTCGGGATCCACCACCCAGCCCTGGACTCCGAGGTAGGCCATCACCCGGGCACACAGGTTCGGGATGGCAGCGACCTCCCCCTCTCCTTCCACGACACAGACGAGTCGCTTCACGCCAGATCGCGCGGATCCAGCGATTCTGGCTCCTCGCCCTCGATCCGGAGCGGCTCGCTACGCGCGAGCTCCGACAGGCTCAAGAGTCCCTCTCGGACGACCTCCCGCTGGGCCGTGGAGAGAGGCCCGATTCGCGTGGTCCCGTTCCGGTAGCCGCACACGAGGATCTCCTCGTCCTGGGCCGCGTCCAGCAGCTCTGGGCTGTGGGTCGTCACCAGGACGGAGCCCCGCTGCGAGGCGAGCTTCAGCACCTCGAAGAGCAACGCCGCGGCCCCGGGATGGATGGCGACCTCGGGTTCCTCGACGATGAGCAAGCGGGCAAGGGAATAGGGCTCTTCCCTGGAGGGGAGGGTCCGGGCCGCGACAATGATGCCCAGGGCCCGCAGAGCCCCTTCCGACATGTTGGCCGCCGCGAAACGCGCCACTCCCGAAGGCTGTCGCTGACTGAATCGCAGGAGCAGGAACCCGCCCGCCTCCTCGACGGAGATGTCCTCCAGACCGGGGATGAGCCGTCGCATGGACATGACGACGAAATCGAACGCCCTCTTGTCCTGGCTGTGGAGACGTTCCAGCACGCTGGCGATGTTGCTCCCGTTCTCCAAGAGCATCCCCGCTTCGCCGCGAGGCTGGGGCGCGATCATCTCGTCCAGGTCCAGACGCAGCCGCTGCACGTCGATGAACTCCCTGGGAATCAACTGCCGGATGTAGAGCATGATGCTCGTCGTGGGCGGCAGGTGTGGAAACCTGAAAGGGGGCTCACCCATCACGAGCTCCCCCTGACGCGTGAAGTGGAAGAACCGCGTCCCCGCCTTGACGAGCTCGAAGGTCTCGTCCAAGAACCTCCACCTGCCGCCATCCGCTGCGGCCATCGAGAAGAATTGCTCGGAATAGCTCGAAGCAAGCTCCTCCTTGCTTTCGCTGATGCGCATCCTCACCTGGAGCGTGTCGTCTTCCCCGACGCCCCAACGCCGGATGGACGCCAATCCACCCCGCCGCTGGATGGCGGATGCGGCATCGAAGCCCAGCTCACTGGCGAGCACGAGCGCGTCGACGAAGTTGGTCTTGCCGCTACCGTTCGGTCCCACCAGGACCGTGAAAGGCGCCAGCTCCACCTCCGCGCTCTCGATGCTCCGGTAGTTCTTCAGCGCGATCCGCAGCCACATGCGGCGTTCATCCCTTGTCCCACACGCCGAGTCAATCTGTCCGCTTCCTGAGCGTCCACCCTCCTGCACGCCGCGCCTCCATGGCATAACTCTTCCCCATGACCGCCCCCGCCTCGAACCCGCTGCTCTCCGATCGCGACGTGGACTTCCAGCTCTACGAGGTGCTGGACACGGAATCGCTCTGCAAGCTCCCGGCCTTCGCGGACCACTCGCGCGAGACGTTCACGCTCTTCCTGGACAGCACGCGCCGCTTCGCGCGGGACGTGCTCTTCCCCACGTATCGCCTCATGGACGCCGAGCCGCCGGTGTTCCGCGATGGCCGTGTCCACGTCCACCCACTGATGCGCAAGCTGTACCCCCAACTGGTCGAGCTGGGCCTGCTGTCGGCCACGCGGCCCGCCGAGGTGGGAGGCCAGCAGCTGCCGCTCACGGTGTACTCGCTGGCCTCGGCGTACCTGATGGCGGGCAACCTGAGCGCCTACGGCTTCGTCGGCCTCACCACCGGCGCGGCGCACCTCATCGAGGCCTTCGGCAGCCCCTGGCTCAAGGACACGTTCATGTCGCGCATGTACCAGGGCGAGTGGACGGGCACGATGGCCCTCACCGAGCCCCAGGCGGGCAGCAGCCTCGCGGACGTGCGCACCCGGGCCACGCCCGCCGCGGATGGCACGTACCTCATCACCGGCTCGAAGATCTTCATCAGCGGCGGGGACCAGGACTTCACGGAGAACGTGGTGCACCTCACGCTGGCGCGCATCGAGGGCTCGCCGCCGGGAACACGGGGCCTGTCGCTCTTCGCGGTGCCGGCGCGCCGGCCCGAGGGGGGCCGGCTGGTGGACAACGACGTGCGGGTGGCGGGAGCCATCCACAAGATTGGTTGGAAGGGCATCCCCAGCATCGCGCTCAACTACGGCGAGGGCGGGGACTGCCGCGGGTGGATTCTGGGCGAGCCGGGCAGGGGCTTGTCCCAGATGTTCCAGATGATGAACGAGGCACGCATCATGGTGGGCCTCAACGGCGTGGCGACGGCCTCGGTGGCGTACCACGAGGCGCTGGCGTACGCGCGGAACCGTCCCCAGGGGCGCCCCTCCTGGGAGAAGGACGCGACCCGGCCGCAGCACCCCATCATCGAGCACGCGGACGTACGGCGGATGCTGCTGCGGCAGAAGGCCATCGTGGAGGGCGGCCTGTCGCTGCTGGCAACCGCCTCGTGGCAGGCGGACGTGGCGGAGCACGGGAAGACGGAGGAGGAGCGCAAGCGCGCGGGGCTGCTGTTGGATCTGCTCGTGCCGCTGGCCAAGACCTTCCCCGCGGAGAAGGGCTTCGAGGCCAACACGCTCGCGGTGCAGGTGCACGGCGGCTACGGCTACTCGACCGAGTACCTGCCGGAGGCGTGGCTGAGAGATCAGAAGCTCAACAGCATCCACGAGGGCACCACGGGCATCCAGGGTTTGGACCTGCTGGGGCGCAAGGCGATGGCGGCGGGCGGCGCGGCGATGCAGGCGTTCGCCGAGGAGGTGGAGGCCACGGTGGAGCGGGCGCGCCGGGCGGGCGTGGACCCGGCCTGGGGTGATGCGCTGAGCAAGGCCATGCAGCAGGTGGCCGAGCTGACGATGGACCTGGGCGCCGCGGGCATGGCGGGCGAGGTGGAGCGCATGCTGCGCCACAGCGCGCACTACATGGAGCTGTTCTCCATCCTGGCGGTGGCGTGGCGATGGCTGGCGCAGGCGGCGGCGGCTCAAGAGGGCATCGCTCGCGGCGGCGGCGACCGCGGCTTCTACGAGGGCAAGCTGGCCGCGGCACAGTACTGGCTGCACACGGAGCTGCCCCGGGTGTCGACCCTGGTCTCGCTGTGCCGCTCGGGGGAGGACTCGTACACGCGGATGCAGCCCGAGTGGTTCTGACATGTCCGTCTCGTTCCACCTGTGCCAGCCCGGCCGTGGCGCCTCCTGCGGAGCCTGCTGCGGCCTCTACAACTTCCGCGACCACTCGCGCGCCACGCTCACCGAGCGCCTCTCCACGCAGACCGACACCTTCCGCCCGCTCCCCCAGGAGCCCGAGGCCTGGCGCTCCGCCGCTCGCGGCCTGCTGGAGGCCCGCCACGCCACGACGCCTCCCCTCTTCCCCGCCGTGCGCGTCTGCCCCCTGCTGGGCTTCCTCGACGCGGAGCGCACACGCGTGGGCTGCCTCGGCCACCCCAAGGTGACGGGCGGCGCGGACCTGCGCGACTGCGGCGTCTACCGCGCCGACATCTGCGAGACCTTCACCTGCCCCTCCTTCACCTGGCTCTCGGATGCACAGGCCCGGCTCGTCCAGGCAGCATGCGCGGACTGGTACCTGTACGGGCTCGTCATCACCGACGTGGAGCTCGTCCGGGGGTGTCTGCGCCTGCTGGAGTGGGAGCTGGCCGGGCCCGTGGACCCTGACGCCCTCATCGCCAACGGCGACGCGCTCGAGGCCGTGCGCCAGCTCTTCTCCTTGAAGGAGACCGCTCCCGGCCGCGGCTCACACGCCGCCGTGTTCGGCCGGTTTACCCCCGACACCGAGGGTGAGCCCGTTTCGCGCAACCTCGACTACGCCGCGCTCGGTGCTCGCGCCGCACCAGAGGATGAGGTGGTGCTGTGCCTCGGGTATGCGCCCCGGACTTTGGAGGAGCTCACCGCGGCTCGGGAGTTGGTTCGCACGCATGTGCGCGCCGTGGCCCTCGCGCTCACGGTAGGCCCTATACCCTCACCCTAGCCCTCTCCCAGAGGGAGAGGGGATATGCACGGGGGCTCGGTCGGTTGCTCCGTGTGCAGGGGAACCGACGGGCGCCACTTGGTCTCTCCTGGGTCCAGTGTCCATCTGGAGACACATGAGACCCCTCATCCTCTCCGCCGCTCTGTTGGGGCTGCTGCTCGGATCGGGCTGCGCCTCCCTCGCCTCCGCCACCCGCCCCGCTACCCGCGCCATCGGCGAGCTCGTCCTGTCTCCCCAGGACGAGATGCGGCTGGGAAGCCAGCTCGCCGCCCAGGTGAGGCAACAGGAGAAGGTCCTCGACGACCCCCAGGTGCAGAGCTACGTGAACGCCCTTGGACAGCGCCTCGTCTCCCAGGCGCCCAGGCAGGAGCGGCCGTTCGACTTCCACTTCACCGTCATCGACGCGCCCGACAACGTCAACGCCTTCGCCCTGCCCGGTGGCCACATCTTCGTCTACTCGGGCCTCCTTCGCGCGGCCAGCAACGAGGCCGAGCTCGCGGCCGTGCTCGGCCATGAGGTCGCCCACGTCACCTCCGGTCATGCCCGCCAGCAACTCGCCAGCCAGGTGGGACTGGGCACCCTGCAGCAACTCCTGCTCGGCGACAACCCGCACGCCCTCGCCCAGCTCGGCAGCGCCATCGCCGCCCAGGGCTACCTCGCCGCGTACACCCGCGGCATGGAGAGCGAGGCGGACAAACGAGGCCTGCTGTACCTGGATCAATCCGGCTACGACCCGGCCGCGATGGCTCGCTTCTTCGGCAAGCTCGACAAGCTGCAGGGCTCCAGGCCCAACTTCGTGAGCTCCTTCTTCGCCACCCACCCGAACCCCGGCGCACGCGCGCGCGAGGTGAGCTCCCTCATCGAGTCGCGTGGTTACGGTGGTGGGCAGGAAGCCATCGTCAGCAGTGAGTTCCAGAACATCCAGGCCCGGGTCGGTGGGCCGGTGCGCTGAGCCACGCTTGCCGCTCCAACCCCGGCACCCCACCTTCCCCCGGCGGGCGAGCACCGGGAGCGTGGGATGGTCAGATGGGCGATGGGGTTGGGGCTGGTGGGGTGGTGCGTCCTCTGCTCGGCGGGCTGCCGGAAGCCAGCGGGGCCGGAGATGGCGGTGCCCGCCCCGGCCGAATCCCGTCCCAGCCAGAAGACCCTCGACGTCGTCGAGCTGCCAGAGTCCACGCCCCCCACCGCCGTGGCCCGCGAGGCCGCGCCGTCCTCGCTCCCCATCGCCACCACCCAGGTGACGGACGAGGAGCAACCTCCTTCACGGCTGCTGGAGACGGACTCCGAATCCTGGGAGTGGCCGGAGCGTCGAACCGTCCGTGCAACCTCGGAGGATGACGAGGAGCGAGCCTGGTTCCGAGAGGCCGCCGAGGCCGCGCGTGCTGGCAACACGGGCGTCTCCGCCTCAGATCCCGTCGAGGAGGTCATCATCGCCAGCGGCACCGTGGACGGGCGGGTGAAGCGCGTGCGGCCCGGCTCCATCGAGGTGAGCGACAACGAGGGCAACGTCTACGAGCTGCGCATCGACGGCCGCAGCCGGGGCCTGCGCCGGGGCCGCCACATTCCCCTCAAGCGCATCACCGAGGGCACTCCCGTGCGTGCCTCGTTCGACCTCGTGGGCGGCGGAGAGAGCCTCGCGCGCGACATCGAGCTGCGGCGCTGAGGAAAAGACGACGGGCGGTCCCCCCATGAAAAGGACCGCCCGCCATTCACCCATCCTGTACGTCGGGACTACGGAGTGGAGGAGCAAGCGTAGCAGTTGTACGTGTCGCCCGGCTCGTCGTAGTGGGTATCGACGTGTGTGTGACCCACCACCGATTCGCCCTCTCAACATTCGAGAGTGCACGGCATGCTCGAGCCGTGTAGACCGCACTCGAGAGGCTCCGATGGTTTCCAGGATTTTTTCCGCTTCAACGGCTGCAAATGTTGGCTCGAGAGCATTCGTCTCGCGATTCTTCCACCGGGCTCCGGGCGTGCTGGCGCTGGGACTGCTCGCGCTCCTGGCCGCGTGCGCCCGCAACGTGCGTCCCGCGGAGCCCCCGCTCCCACCGCGCGTCACCGTGGAGCAGGCGGCGAAGCTCATTCCCCCGGACGAGAAGGATCGGGAGGGCTGGGCGGAGGACGTGATGGCCGCGCTGGAGGCGCACCGGATGTACCCCTCGGCGGAGGCGGTGTGCTCGGTGCTGGCCGTCATCGAGCAGGAGTCCGGCTTCGAGTCCAACCCGCCCGTGGCGGGACTGGCGCGCATCGTCCAGCAGAAACTGGACGCCTACGCGGACAAGCTGGGTCCCCTGGGGCCGCCCGCGGTGAAGGCACTGCTCGAGGGCAAGGCCCCGGGCCAGAGACAGACGTTCGAGCAGCGTCTCAAGCAGGTGAGGACGGAGCGGGACCTGGACCGCATCTTCCGTGAGATGCTGGAGTACTACGAGACGGAGTACCCGAAGTCGTACGCTGCGGCGCAGCTGGCGAGCACGCTCTTCAAGTCCACGCGGTTGGAGGACCTCAACCCCATCACCACCGCCGGCTCCATGCAGGTGAGCGTGAAGTTCTCGGCGGACCTGGCCGGCGGGGACGAGCAGGCGATGCAGCGGGTGCGTGAGGAGCTCTACACGCGCGGCGGCGGCGTCTACTACGGCACGGCGCGGCTGCTCGGCTACGAGGCCCACTACGACGACCCCATCTACCGCTTCGCGGACTACAACGCGGGCTTCTACGCCTCGCGCAACGCGGCGGTGCAGGCGCAGGTGAGCCGCCTCACTGGCATCAACCTGGTCCCGGATGGAGACCTGCTCGCCTATGACAAGCAGGGCGAGCCCCTGGACCAGGACAGCAACTCGCTCAAGGCGCTGCTCGCCTTCCGGGAGAGATACGCCTCGGATGACCTGAGCGAGCGCCGCGTGCGCAAGGACGCGCTGCTGGAGAAGGAGCTCGCCTTCGAGGAGACGGACACCTGGAACGCCATCAAGCGGGCGTACCAGGAGGTCACGAACGAGACACCAGCCTACGCGCAGCTGCCCACGGTGGTCATCCGCAGCCCGAAGATGAGCTCGGAGCGCTCCACGGCGTGGTTCGCGCAGTCGGTGAACAGGCGCTACCAGAAGTGCATGGCCCGCTACGCGGCACTGCCGAAGTAGCGGACCCCGGACTCAAGAGCCGGTTGCGTCAGCGGCTCAAGGACAACCGGAGCTCACCTCGAGCGCGTCGTACGCCATCCAGCCGTTGCGCTTGGTGCCGGTGGCGGCGATGACGTAGCCGTAGATGAACTTCATCGTCCCCGACTGCTGGCGGTAGCGGCCCGTGCTGTCCTGGACCCAGAGCGGGATGTCGATAGACGGAGCGCCGTTGTCGGTCGGCACGTCCAGGCGCTGGAACTTCGTGCCCGCCGGCCAGTGGTCCACCGCCGGGCCACCCAGACCGAAGCCCGGCACATTGAAGGCGAGGTTGGCCGAGCGCCGGCCATTGGCACGCACCAGGGGCAGGTAGTCGCCCGCGCGCTCGTTGCTCGACGTGGAGTCGTAGACCACCTTCTTCACCTCGAGGTTGGTGTCGTGCCAGTTGCGCACGGCGTAGCAGGCCATCTTGGACAGGCCCGCGCCCAGTGCCGAGACGTGGCCAACCTTCTGCTCGAAGGACGTCCGCCCCAGGATGGCCGACATCGGCAGCCACCCGGCGCTCGAGTTGGAGGTCGACACCGCGAACGCATGGAGCTCGCCGGCGAAGGTGCGCGTCTGACCGTAGTTGAAGGCGGCGCTCGTCCGGGTGTTGGTGCCCACCACGGTGCCGTTGCCGTCACGGATGGGAACGCCCGTCACCAGGCCCCAGTTGTCGTCGGCGGGATCATTGGTGGGGACGCGATTGCCGCCGGACTCCTGCAGCTTGCAGTTGTACGGGCTCTCGAGACAGTACGTCCCGTTCACGCCCGAATAGGCGGCCTGCTCCCGAGTCGAGAGCGCCTCACCCGCCCCCGTGCCCTCATCGGCGGGCAGCTCGCCGCCACACGCGGAGGACACCAGCGCCACAGTACAAATCGTGAATAGCTCGTTTCGCATGACATCATGGAAGACCGTGCTCCTCATGGATGTCAAACGACTCCCAGTGCGCCCCCGTCATCTGACGGGGGCGGGTCTGGGAGGCGGGCGCTGGAGGGGTGTCTACTTCTTCACAGCGGCCCGGGGAGCGAAGTGCGGGTCGGTGATGCTCATCTCGGTGACGGTGCCGTACTTGCGGGCCACGTCACGGATGTCCGCGGCCTTGCCGATGAGCACCACGGTGAGGTCGTCCCCGGAGGGCACCACGCGCTGGATGGCGGCCTGGATGCGGGCCTTGTCCGAGCTGGCCACCTGGGCGGCGAAGTCGTCCACGTCGCTCGCGTCGAGCCCGTAGAAGGCGAGCTCGGACAGCTTGCTGGCGATCTGCAGGCTCGTCTCCAGGGTGGGCGGGAACTGCCCCATCATGTACTCCCTGGCGGAGGCGAGCATCGCGTCATCCATGCCCTTCTGGCGGTAGCTCGCGAGCACCTCCAGCGCCAGGTCCAACGCCTTCCCGGTGGACTCCGTCTTCGTATACGAGGAGACGGCGAACGCGCCCGGCTGCGTGTCGCGCATCACCAGCGAACCGGCGCCGTAGGAGAGGCCGGACTTGATGCGCAGCGCCGTGTTGAGCAGCGAGGTGA is drawn from Archangium lipolyticum and contains these coding sequences:
- a CDS encoding AAA family ATPase; this encodes MWLRIALKNYRSIESAEVELAPFTVLVGPNGSGKTNFVDALVLASELGFDAASAIQRRGGLASIRRWGVGEDDTLQVRMRISESKEELASSYSEQFFSMAAADGGRWRFLDETFELVKAGTRFFHFTRQGELVMGEPPFRFPHLPPTTSIMLYIRQLIPREFIDVQRLRLDLDEMIAPQPRGEAGMLLENGSNIASVLERLHSQDKRAFDFVVMSMRRLIPGLEDISVEEAGGFLLLRFSQRQPSGVARFAAANMSEGALRALGIIVAARTLPSREEPYSLARLLIVEEPEVAIHPGAAALLFEVLKLASQRGSVLVTTHSPELLDAAQDEEILVCGYRNGTTRIGPLSTAQREVVREGLLSLSELARSEPLRIEGEEPESLDPRDLA
- a CDS encoding M48 family metallopeptidase; amino-acid sequence: MRPLILSAALLGLLLGSGCASLASATRPATRAIGELVLSPQDEMRLGSQLAAQVRQQEKVLDDPQVQSYVNALGQRLVSQAPRQERPFDFHFTVIDAPDNVNAFALPGGHIFVYSGLLRAASNEAELAAVLGHEVAHVTSGHARQQLASQVGLGTLQQLLLGDNPHALAQLGSAIAAQGYLAAYTRGMESEADKRGLLYLDQSGYDPAAMARFFGKLDKLQGSRPNFVSSFFATHPNPGARAREVSSLIESRGYGGGQEAIVSSEFQNIQARVGGPVR
- a CDS encoding DUF1615 domain-containing protein encodes the protein MLALGLLALLAACARNVRPAEPPLPPRVTVEQAAKLIPPDEKDREGWAEDVMAALEAHRMYPSAEAVCSVLAVIEQESGFESNPPVAGLARIVQQKLDAYADKLGPLGPPAVKALLEGKAPGQRQTFEQRLKQVRTERDLDRIFREMLEYYETEYPKSYAAAQLASTLFKSTRLEDLNPITTAGSMQVSVKFSADLAGGDEQAMQRVREELYTRGGGVYYGTARLLGYEAHYDDPIYRFADYNAGFYASRNAAVQAQVSRLTGINLVPDGDLLAYDKQGEPLDQDSNSLKALLAFRERYASDDLSERRVRKDALLEKELAFEETDTWNAIKRAYQEVTNETPAYAQLPTVVIRSPKMSSERSTAWFAQSVNRRYQKCMARYAALPK
- a CDS encoding acyl-CoA dehydrogenase, producing the protein MTAPASNPLLSDRDVDFQLYEVLDTESLCKLPAFADHSRETFTLFLDSTRRFARDVLFPTYRLMDAEPPVFRDGRVHVHPLMRKLYPQLVELGLLSATRPAEVGGQQLPLTVYSLASAYLMAGNLSAYGFVGLTTGAAHLIEAFGSPWLKDTFMSRMYQGEWTGTMALTEPQAGSSLADVRTRATPAADGTYLITGSKIFISGGDQDFTENVVHLTLARIEGSPPGTRGLSLFAVPARRPEGGRLVDNDVRVAGAIHKIGWKGIPSIALNYGEGGDCRGWILGEPGRGLSQMFQMMNEARIMVGLNGVATASVAYHEALAYARNRPQGRPSWEKDATRPQHPIIEHADVRRMLLRQKAIVEGGLSLLATASWQADVAEHGKTEEERKRAGLLLDLLVPLAKTFPAEKGFEANTLAVQVHGGYGYSTEYLPEAWLRDQKLNSIHEGTTGIQGLDLLGRKAMAAGGAAMQAFAEEVEATVERARRAGVDPAWGDALSKAMQQVAELTMDLGAAGMAGEVERMLRHSAHYMELFSILAVAWRWLAQAAAAQEGIARGGGDRGFYEGKLAAAQYWLHTELPRVSTLVSLCRSGEDSYTRMQPEWF